Proteins from a genomic interval of Prevotella sp. E13-27:
- a CDS encoding DEAD/DEAH box helicase: MKGLEKLGIAELNSMQQEAYDAILRTQNDVLILSPTGSGKTLAYLLPLVELIDANNDNVQALVVVPGRELSLQSDRVLRQMGCGVRSQACYGGRTAMEEHKVLKQNRPQIVFGTPGRINDHLEKGNIDANNIKYLVIDEFDKCLEMGFQNEMSKLIATLPALRRRVLLSATEAEQIPRFVEMKKTQRLDYLDDEQEVSERVEVYEVKSPQKDKLDTLSLLLKNIGEQQSVVFLNYRDSVERVDQYLRQQGFVTSAFHGGLDQRQREDALYKFSNGSSTVLVSTDLASRGLDIPNLENVIHYHLPVNEEALIHRVGRTARWQASGRTFFIVGPEEKIMVEGIDAEPFELNAVSVLPKPIMGTIYIGKGKKDKISKGDIAGFLCKVGGLSSQDIGRIDVTDRYAYVAVRREVINSMLKNVSGQKIKGLKTVVEPVR; the protein is encoded by the coding sequence ATGAAAGGATTAGAGAAACTGGGCATAGCAGAGCTTAACAGCATGCAGCAGGAGGCCTATGATGCCATACTGCGTACACAGAACGACGTTCTGATATTGTCGCCTACAGGTTCAGGTAAGACGCTGGCATATCTGCTGCCGCTTGTGGAGCTGATTGATGCAAACAATGATAACGTGCAGGCACTTGTCGTGGTGCCTGGACGAGAACTGTCTTTGCAGTCGGACAGGGTGCTGAGACAGATGGGATGTGGAGTGCGCTCGCAGGCTTGCTATGGTGGACGCACAGCTATGGAGGAACACAAGGTGCTGAAGCAGAACCGTCCGCAAATAGTCTTTGGCACACCAGGGCGTATCAACGACCACTTGGAAAAGGGAAATATAGACGCAAACAATATAAAATATCTTGTTATAGACGAGTTTGACAAATGTCTCGAGATGGGTTTCCAAAACGAGATGTCAAAGCTCATTGCCACGCTTCCTGCATTGCGTAGGAGAGTGCTGCTCTCTGCTACTGAAGCAGAGCAGATACCTCGCTTCGTGGAGATGAAGAAGACTCAGCGCCTGGACTATCTTGACGATGAGCAGGAGGTGTCTGAAAGAGTGGAGGTATATGAAGTGAAAAGTCCGCAGAAGGATAAGCTCGATACGCTTAGCCTGCTGCTTAAGAATATAGGTGAACAGCAGAGCGTGGTGTTCCTTAACTATCGCGACTCTGTGGAGCGTGTTGACCAGTATCTGCGTCAGCAGGGATTCGTGACAAGCGCCTTTCATGGCGGACTGGACCAGCGTCAGCGAGAAGACGCTCTCTATAAGTTCAGCAATGGCTCGTCAACAGTACTCGTGTCAACAGACCTCGCCTCACGAGGACTGGACATTCCAAACCTCGAGAATGTTATTCACTATCATCTGCCAGTCAACGAGGAGGCACTCATACACAGGGTGGGGCGCACAGCACGCTGGCAAGCCTCTGGAAGAACGTTCTTCATAGTGGGTCCTGAAGAGAAAATCATGGTTGAGGGAATAGACGCAGAGCCGTTTGAACTAAACGCGGTTAGCGTTCTGCCTAAACCCATCATGGGAACAATATATATTGGTAAAGGCAAGAAAGACAAGATCTCGAAGGGCGATATTGCTGGATTCCTCTGCAAGGTGGGAGGACTCTCTTCGCAGGATATAGGACGGATAGATGTTACTGACCGTTATGCCTATGTGGCTGTAAGACGCGAGGTTATCAACAGTATGCTAAAGAACGTCAGCGGACAGAAGATTAAGGGTCTGAAGACTGTCGTAGAGCCTGTGAGATAA
- the mtgA gene encoding monofunctional biosynthetic peptidoglycan transglycosylase, which produces MVVLDFLKKTLKWIVVAFFASTILSVIIYRFVPVFVTPLMVIRVIEQIGDGKEIKMKHSWTSIDHMSKYMPVAVIASEDANFLEHHGFDFEAIEKAAKRNMDHPEKRKLGASTISQQTAKNVFLWPGRSWVRKGFEAYFTTLIELLWSKQRIMEVYLNSIETGDGIYGVEAVAKAHFNCKASELTRSQCALIAVTLPNPRKFSSKNPSAYILKRQARIEREMRYVPLFPKAGEDVKKNEGDNIKKKK; this is translated from the coding sequence ATGGTGGTTTTAGACTTTCTGAAAAAAACACTTAAATGGATCGTGGTGGCATTTTTTGCTTCCACGATTCTTTCTGTTATCATTTATCGTTTCGTTCCTGTCTTCGTCACACCACTCATGGTGATACGTGTCATAGAGCAGATAGGCGATGGCAAGGAAATAAAGATGAAACACTCATGGACTTCGATAGATCACATGTCGAAGTACATGCCTGTAGCGGTGATAGCAAGCGAGGACGCCAATTTCCTGGAACATCACGGATTTGACTTTGAAGCCATAGAGAAAGCTGCAAAGAGGAACATGGACCATCCTGAGAAGCGAAAGCTGGGAGCATCGACCATATCACAGCAGACAGCAAAGAACGTGTTCCTTTGGCCAGGACGCTCTTGGGTTCGCAAAGGTTTTGAAGCTTATTTCACCACGCTTATAGAACTGCTGTGGAGCAAACAGCGCATCATGGAGGTCTATCTGAACTCCATAGAGACTGGCGACGGCATCTATGGCGTAGAGGCTGTGGCGAAGGCACACTTCAACTGCAAGGCGAGTGAGCTTACTCGCAGCCAGTGTGCGCTAATAGCTGTAACGCTGCCCAACCCACGCAAGTTCAGCTCAAAGAATCCAAGTGCCTACATATTGAAACGTCAGGCAAGAATAGAGCGAGAGATGAGATACGTGCCGCTGTTCCCAAAGGCGGGCGAGGACGTAAAGAAAAATGAAGGCGATAATATAAAGAAAAAGAAATGA
- a CDS encoding OmpA family protein, whose translation MKKFKVVILTLCAGIVMAGCNNLQKGTAIGAAGGAVLGAVVGKLAGNTAVGAAVGTAVGAGAGALIGKKMDKVKAQAQAVQNAQVEEVTDANGLQAVKVTFDSGILFTTGSSVLSQTAKTSLANFANVLKQNTDCDVAVQGYTDNQGWKNSTAEQSAQKNLNLSQERAQAVTSFLQTQGVSASQIRSTTGFGEANPVADNSTKAGQQQNRRVEVYMYASEAMIKAAEAGTLQ comes from the coding sequence ATGAAGAAATTTAAAGTTGTAATCCTGACGCTTTGCGCAGGAATCGTGATGGCAGGTTGTAACAATCTGCAGAAGGGTACTGCTATCGGAGCTGCCGGTGGCGCAGTTCTGGGTGCTGTAGTAGGTAAGCTGGCTGGTAACACAGCTGTTGGCGCTGCCGTAGGTACAGCTGTTGGTGCTGGTGCTGGTGCTCTCATCGGCAAGAAGATGGACAAGGTTAAGGCTCAGGCTCAGGCTGTTCAGAACGCTCAGGTAGAAGAGGTTACTGACGCTAACGGACTGCAGGCCGTAAAGGTTACCTTCGATTCAGGCATTCTGTTCACTACAGGTAGCTCAGTTCTCAGCCAGACAGCTAAGACATCACTCGCTAACTTCGCTAACGTGCTGAAGCAGAACACTGACTGCGACGTTGCCGTTCAGGGTTATACTGACAACCAGGGCTGGAAGAACAGCACAGCAGAGCAGAGCGCTCAGAAGAACCTGAACCTCTCTCAGGAGCGTGCACAGGCTGTTACATCATTCCTGCAGACTCAGGGCGTTTCAGCTTCTCAGATTCGCAGCACAACTGGTTTCGGCGAGGCTAATCCTGTAGCTGACAACTCAACAAAGGCTGGTCAGCAGCAGAACCGTCGTGTAGAGGTTTATATGTATGCAAGCGAGGCAATGATCAAGGCTGCCGAGGCAGGCACACTGCAGTAA
- the proS gene encoding proline--tRNA ligase, giving the protein MAKELKELTKRADNYSQWFNDLVVKADLAEQSAVRGCMVIKPYGYAIWEKMQQQLDKMFKETGAQNAYFPLLIPKSFLSREAEHVEGFAKECAVVTHYRLRAKDDKSGVEVDPSAKLEEELIVRPTSETIIWNTYKNWIHSWRDLPLMCNQWCNVMRWEMRTRPFLRTSEFLWQEGHTAHATREEAEQEAQKMLKVYAKFAEEWMAVPVIQGVKSETERFAGALDTYTIEAMMQDGKALQSGTSHFLGQNFAKAFEVTYLNKENKPEYVWATSWGVSTRLIGALIMTHSDDNGLVLPPRLAPLQVVIIPIANKPEQLEQVNSEVTPIIEKLRAKGISVKFDDSDNKRPGFKFADYELKGVPVRLVLGARDLENGTIEVMRRDTLEKETRPLEGIAEYVEQLLDDIQANIFKKAKDYRDAHIFECENYEEFKEKVKDGGFFLCHWDGTAETEAKIKEETQATIRCVPFGVEQTPGVDMVTGKPSKARVIIARSY; this is encoded by the coding sequence ATGGCAAAAGAATTAAAAGAATTGACGAAAAGAGCCGATAACTACAGTCAGTGGTTCAACGACTTGGTTGTAAAAGCCGACCTTGCTGAGCAGTCGGCTGTACGTGGTTGTATGGTTATAAAGCCCTATGGCTATGCTATCTGGGAGAAGATGCAGCAGCAGCTTGACAAGATGTTCAAGGAGACTGGTGCTCAGAACGCTTACTTCCCCCTGCTCATCCCTAAGTCGTTCCTTTCTCGCGAGGCTGAGCATGTAGAAGGCTTCGCTAAGGAGTGCGCTGTTGTAACCCACTATCGTCTGCGTGCTAAGGACGACAAGAGCGGTGTTGAGGTTGACCCTTCAGCTAAGCTTGAAGAGGAGCTCATCGTGCGTCCTACTTCTGAGACTATCATCTGGAACACCTATAAGAACTGGATTCACTCTTGGCGCGACCTGCCCCTGATGTGCAACCAGTGGTGTAACGTTATGCGCTGGGAGATGCGCACACGTCCTTTCCTCCGCACCTCTGAATTCCTCTGGCAGGAGGGCCACACAGCCCACGCTACTCGCGAGGAGGCTGAACAGGAGGCACAGAAGATGCTGAAGGTTTATGCTAAGTTTGCTGAGGAGTGGATGGCTGTACCTGTTATTCAGGGTGTGAAGAGTGAGACCGAGCGTTTCGCAGGTGCTCTCGACACCTACACCATAGAGGCTATGATGCAGGATGGTAAGGCTCTTCAGAGCGGCACCTCTCACTTCCTTGGCCAGAACTTCGCAAAGGCTTTCGAGGTGACTTATCTCAACAAGGAGAACAAGCCTGAGTATGTGTGGGCTACCTCATGGGGTGTTTCTACACGTCTCATCGGCGCTCTCATCATGACCCACTCTGACGACAACGGCCTCGTTCTGCCTCCACGTCTTGCTCCTCTGCAGGTGGTAATCATTCCTATCGCCAACAAGCCTGAGCAGCTCGAGCAGGTGAACAGCGAGGTTACACCAATCATTGAGAAGCTGCGTGCCAAGGGCATCAGCGTCAAGTTCGACGATTCTGACAACAAGCGTCCTGGCTTCAAGTTTGCCGACTACGAGCTGAAGGGTGTTCCCGTTCGCCTCGTTCTTGGTGCTCGCGACCTTGAGAACGGCACCATAGAGGTTATGCGTCGTGACACTCTCGAGAAGGAGACACGTCCTCTGGAGGGCATCGCTGAGTATGTTGAGCAGCTGCTCGACGACATTCAGGCCAACATCTTCAAGAAGGCCAAGGACTATCGTGATGCTCACATCTTCGAGTGCGAGAACTACGAGGAGTTCAAGGAGAAGGTTAAGGACGGCGGCTTCTTCCTCTGCCACTGGGACGGCACAGCTGAGACTGAGGCAAAGATCAAGGAGGAGACTCAGGCCACTATCCGCTGCGTGCCTTTCGGCGTAGAGCAGACACCTGGCGTGGACATGGTAACAGGCAAGCCTTCAAAGGCTCGCGTCATCATTGCTCGCAGCTACTAA
- the fabD gene encoding ACP S-malonyltransferase produces the protein MKAFVFPGQGAQFVGMGKDLYDNNATAKELFEKANNILGYRITDIMFEGTDDDLKQTKVTQPAVFLHSVISAICMGDAFQPAMTAGHSLGEFSALVAAGALSFEDGLKLVYARAMAMQKACEAAPSTMAAIIGLPDEKVEEICAGINREGNVVVCANYNNPGQLVISGNVEAINEACEQLKAAGAKRALPLKVGGAFHSPLMQPAKDELQAAIEKTEFQTPKCPVYQNVDGKPHTDPAEIKQNLIAQLTSSVRWTQCVQSMIADGADDFTECGPGKALQGMIAKINNTVSAHGIQ, from the coding sequence ATGAAAGCATTTGTTTTTCCTGGACAGGGAGCACAGTTCGTAGGCATGGGCAAGGACCTCTACGACAACAACGCAACAGCAAAGGAACTCTTTGAGAAGGCCAACAACATTCTCGGCTATCGCATCACAGATATCATGTTCGAGGGAACTGACGACGACCTGAAGCAGACCAAGGTCACTCAGCCTGCCGTGTTCCTCCACTCAGTAATCTCTGCCATCTGCATGGGCGACGCTTTCCAGCCAGCCATGACTGCTGGTCACTCTCTTGGTGAGTTCTCAGCTCTCGTTGCAGCAGGCGCCCTCTCTTTCGAGGACGGTCTGAAGCTGGTCTATGCACGTGCAATGGCTATGCAGAAGGCTTGCGAGGCAGCTCCTTCTACTATGGCAGCCATCATTGGTCTTCCTGACGAGAAGGTTGAGGAAATCTGCGCTGGCATCAATCGCGAGGGCAACGTTGTTGTTTGTGCTAACTACAACAACCCTGGTCAGCTGGTTATCTCTGGCAACGTAGAGGCCATCAACGAGGCTTGCGAGCAGCTGAAGGCTGCTGGTGCTAAGCGTGCACTTCCTCTGAAGGTTGGTGGCGCGTTCCACTCTCCTCTGATGCAGCCTGCCAAGGATGAGCTCCAGGCAGCCATCGAGAAGACCGAGTTCCAGACTCCTAAGTGTCCCGTCTATCAGAATGTTGACGGAAAGCCTCACACCGACCCAGCTGAGATCAAGCAGAACCTCATTGCTCAGCTCACCTCAAGCGTACGCTGGACTCAGTGTGTACAGTCTATGATTGCCGACGGTGCCGACGACTTCACAGAGTGTGGTCCTGGCAAGGCTCTGCAGGGAATGATTGCAAAGATCAATAACACTGTTAGTGCTCATGGCATCCAGTAA